In Candidatus Methylomirabilota bacterium, the genomic window GCGCTCTTGGGGGGCGAGCTGCCGCTCGACCTGACCGCGGCGCGCGCGGCCATCGACGCGCGCGTGGGCCGTCGCCTCGGCCTGGGGGCCGAGGAAGCGGCCGCGGGCATCGTCGAGATCATCGACAACTCCATGGCGCGGGCCATCAGGACGGTCTCGGTGGGACGCGGCCACGATCCTCGCCGCTTCGCCCTCGTGGCCTTCGGCGGGGCCGGTCCGCTGCACGCCTGCCGTCTGGCCGAGCTGCTGGAGATTCCCACCGTCATCATTCCGCCGCGCCCCGGCGTGCTGTCCACCTGGGGGCTCCTCGACACGGATATCCGGGCGACCTTCGTTCGCACCGTGGGGACTTCGGAACGTCACGTCGCCGCGGGCGGCCTCGACGTGGAGCGGCTGGAGACGACCTGGGCGGAGCTGGAGGCGCAGGCGCGCGCGTGGCTCGATGCGGAGGAGATCCCGCCTGGCCGGCAGCGCTTCGAGCGATCGGCCGACCTCCGCTACAAGCACCAGAGCTTCGAGCTGACGTGCCCCCTCGGCGAGGGCGCGGTCACGCGGGCCCGTCTCGCGGAGCTGACCGCGACATTCCACGCCGAGCACCGCCGGCTCTACACCTACGATCTGCCCGGCGCGCCCATCGAGCTCGTCAATCTCCGCGTCACCGCCATCGGGGCCCTGCCCAGAGGGAAGGCGCCCGGCGCCCACGCGGCCGGGTCGAGCCATGCCATGATCGATCGGCGCCCGGTCTACTTCCGGGGCATGGGCTTTGTCGCCACCCCGTGCTACGCGCGGGGCGGCCTGGCCCCGGGGATGCGCTTCGAGGGCCCGGCCATCATCACCCAGGACGACTCGGCGCCGCTGGTGGCTCCGGGGTTCCGCGCCCGCGTGGACGACGCCGACAATATCGTGCTGGAGCGAAGCCGTGGCTGAGACCCCCGTCACCGCGGGCGGCCGCCCTGCCCCCCGTGTCGATCCCGTCACCCTCGAGATCATCCGGGGCAGCCTCGCGTCGACCATCCGCGACATGGAGCTCCTGATGGAGCGCTGCGCGATGTCGCCCTTCATCAAGGAGAAGAAGGATTTCTTCGTGGGCGTCTTCGACACCAGTGGCCGCATCGTGGCCTGTCACATCTCGGGCAGCGGGCCCGGCATGGTCACGGCCATCCTCCGCGAGTACCCGCTCGACACCATGCGGCCCGGCGACGCCTACTGGTTCAACGATCCTTATCTCACAGACGGGGCCGTCCAGCACCACCAGGACATGGTCTTCGTGGTGCCCGTCTTTCACGAGGATCGCGTGGTCGCCTTCGCGGCGACCTTCGGCCACTACCAGGACATCGGGGGACTCCGCGCGGGCAGCATCTCGCCGCATGCCACCGAGATCTACCACGAAGGTGTGCTCGTCCCCCCCATCCGCATCATGCGCGAGGGGCGGATCAACGAAGAGGCCTACCGCATCTTCCTGCGCAACTCGCGGCTGCCCGATCTCGTGGAGGGTGACACGCGGGCCATGATGGCCTCTTCGCGCCTAGCCGAGGCGCGCCTCCACGAGCTCTTCGCCCGCTACGGGCTGGAGACCGTTCTAGCCGCCTTCGAGGAATGCATGGCGCAGACGGGCGTGCGCGCCCGCGAGCTCTTCCTCGAGATGGTTCCCGAGGGCGCGTGGTCCTTCCACGATTTCCTCGACAGCGACGGCGGCACCGAGGCCCGGCCCCATCGCGTCGACCTCACCCTCAGTCGTCGCGGCGACCATGTCACCCTCGACGGCTCCCGCTCTGACGACCAGGCGCGAGGCCCCATCAATTTCGTCACCAACCCCGGTCTCCTTCGCATCGCCTTCGGCCGCTATCTCCAGTCCCTCGACCCCGAGCTGGAGGTCAACGAAGGGCTGCTCCGGAATCTCGACGAGTGGATCGCCCGCGAGGGCAGCCTGCTCAAGCCGCGCTTCCCCGCGCCGCTGGGCATGCGCGCCAACACGCGCTTCCGCGTCATGTCCTGCATCTTCGGCGCGCTGGCCCAGGCCAATGGCGGCCAGGTGCCCGCGGGCTCCCCTGTCTACGTCCTCTACTACTTCCGCGCCTGGGACGAGGCGCGCCGCCGGCCCATCCTCTGCATCGAGGGGCTCGGCGTGGGCCTGGGCGCGCGGCCCTTCGCCGACGGCGTCGACGTCATCTACTACATCGCCCAGGAGAACTATCCCGTCGAGTACGTCGAGCGCGACTTCCCGCTGCGGATCGAGCGCTATGCCGTGCGGCCGGACTCGGGCGGGCCGGGCTTCCATCGCGGCGGGGCGGGCGTGATCCGCGACGTGCGCGTGCTCTGCGAGCGCGCGGAGCTGGCCACCCGCATGGAGAACACGCTCGTCGCCCCCTACGGGGTGGCGGGCGGCCTCGCCGGGCGGACGGGGCGCATCATTCTCAATCCGGGCACCCCGCGCGAGCGGGAGCTGCCCGCCCTCGGCGACGGCGTCATGCTCGAGCGCGGCGATCTCCTCCGCTTCGAGACCTGCGGGGGCGGCGGCTGGGGCGATCCCCTCGCCCGGGATCCCGATCGCGTGCGTCAAGACGTGGCCCGTGGTGTGATCACGGCCCACGGCGCGCGCGAGGACTACGGCGTCGTGCTCGATCCTGCCACGCTCGAGATCGACAAGACGGAGACCGACGAGGAGCGCCGGCGCCGCGCGCGCGATCTGCCCCTCATCGACCGGGGCCCCGGCTTCGACGAGGCCGAGGCACGCTGGCGGGCCACCCGATCATGCGTAATCAACACACCGCACCCTCATCCCAGCCCTCTCCCTCCCGAGGGAGAGGGAGTCATTCAGGATCCCTCGCCCCCGGAGGGGGAGAGGGCCGCAGTTCGAGCTGAAGAGCGAAGCTCTGAGGCGAGGGCTGAGTAAAACAGGGGGAGCATGCGACAGGCCGAGTACCTACTCGAATGATCCGACCCGATCACTAACTCCCCAAACACAGGAGCCACTCTGATGCGAG contains:
- a CDS encoding hydantoinase B/oxoprolinase family protein, which gives rise to MAETPVTAGGRPAPRVDPVTLEIIRGSLASTIRDMELLMERCAMSPFIKEKKDFFVGVFDTSGRIVACHISGSGPGMVTAILREYPLDTMRPGDAYWFNDPYLTDGAVQHHQDMVFVVPVFHEDRVVAFAATFGHYQDIGGLRAGSISPHATEIYHEGVLVPPIRIMREGRINEEAYRIFLRNSRLPDLVEGDTRAMMASSRLAEARLHELFARYGLETVLAAFEECMAQTGVRARELFLEMVPEGAWSFHDFLDSDGGTEARPHRVDLTLSRRGDHVTLDGSRSDDQARGPINFVTNPGLLRIAFGRYLQSLDPELEVNEGLLRNLDEWIAREGSLLKPRFPAPLGMRANTRFRVMSCIFGALAQANGGQVPAGSPVYVLYYFRAWDEARRRPILCIEGLGVGLGARPFADGVDVIYYIAQENYPVEYVERDFPLRIERYAVRPDSGGPGFHRGGAGVIRDVRVLCERAELATRMENTLVAPYGVAGGLAGRTGRIILNPGTPRERELPALGDGVMLERGDLLRFETCGGGGWGDPLARDPDRVRQDVARGVITAHGAREDYGVVLDPATLEIDKTETDEERRRRARDLPLIDRGPGFDEAEARWRATRSCVINTPHPHPSPLPPEGEGVIQDPSPPEGERAAVRAEERSSEARAE